One window of the Labilibaculum sp. genome contains the following:
- a CDS encoding carbohydrate-binding protein, whose translation MLRQLEYQSEGKYGNCKMKIFLNISFFIFLLLSFSAPAFSQGFAHVNGTSIVDGNGNNLIIRSIGTGNWMIQEGYMMQSSDVANTQHEFRNKLIETVGETRTNEFYDVWLSNHFGKIDVDSMSAWGFNCIRVAMHYKWFTPAIENEPVQGEITWTNKGFDMIDDLLSWCSDNQMYLILDLHGAPGGQGKDAAISDYDSSKPSLWESELNKDKTVALWKKIAERYSNEPWIGGYDLINEINWTFPEGNNSKIRDLYGKITDAIREVDTNHILFIEGNSFANDFSGLTPAWDDNMVYSFHKYWTYNDVNALKWITDFREEQNRPVWLGETGENSNTWFTNLAALAESNNVGWSWWPVKKSGINNILKVKTNADYLQMIEMWKGNGTMTSDEAFSAVMTFANNHKFENCSIQYDVIDALIRQPHTTETKPFKSHTTSQKIFAADYDLGRNNYAYFDTDTANYHLNTGEYKAWNQGWEYRNDGVDIEKCNDTETNGYNVGFVKSGEWLQYTVNSEANAAYKLEIRTAGTGKASMHIEANGQIVSETFELPSTGSWTSYITSTINNIILPKGVVKIKLVFDGGELNVNHFSLIEPVEISAVPFKLLKAGSAKIDNEIFLDVNRPITSVENDININEFELTVDGESVPISDFILDPNNSRKMILMTEKDLFYNHEIKLSYTGNSVESGSKELESFANVIVENNFNRHFEIPGKIEAENFMINSGFELEDCTDTGKGRNTSYASDGDYLEYLLYVPAAGTFTMNFRFATAKNAKILVLNSVNGEMVSNESVSFGSTNGWQSWQTKSITIDLPKGKTILRLLSESGEHNLNWISFDDGTVTGIENPIHESKFEVFPNPTSDILNLNFESSSSRQISLFTMGGTQLFSQLSSEKSHSINVNEYATGTYLLTVSGEDINKTVKVLIVK comes from the coding sequence ATGTTACGACAACTTGAATATCAATCAGAAGGAAAATACGGGAATTGTAAAATGAAGATTTTTCTCAATATCTCCTTTTTTATATTCTTGCTCCTTAGTTTTTCCGCTCCTGCTTTTTCGCAGGGATTTGCACATGTTAATGGAACAAGTATTGTTGATGGAAATGGAAACAATTTAATAATCAGAAGTATCGGAACCGGGAATTGGATGATTCAGGAAGGTTACATGATGCAGTCTTCAGATGTAGCTAACACTCAGCATGAGTTCAGAAATAAATTAATTGAAACAGTAGGAGAGACCCGCACCAACGAATTTTATGATGTTTGGCTTTCAAATCATTTTGGAAAAATTGATGTTGACTCGATGTCTGCATGGGGATTTAATTGTATACGAGTTGCAATGCATTACAAATGGTTTACTCCTGCCATCGAAAATGAACCTGTACAAGGCGAAATAACATGGACAAACAAAGGCTTCGACATGATAGATGATTTGCTTTCGTGGTGTTCCGATAATCAGATGTATTTGATTCTTGATTTGCATGGAGCACCAGGAGGACAAGGGAAAGATGCTGCAATTTCTGACTACGATTCTTCGAAGCCATCCTTATGGGAAAGTGAATTGAACAAAGACAAAACAGTTGCACTCTGGAAAAAAATTGCTGAAAGATACAGCAATGAGCCATGGATTGGAGGTTATGATCTAATTAATGAGATCAATTGGACATTTCCCGAGGGCAACAATTCGAAAATTCGCGATTTGTATGGCAAAATTACCGATGCCATTCGTGAGGTGGATACCAATCACATCTTATTTATTGAAGGGAATTCCTTTGCCAATGATTTTTCTGGTTTGACTCCTGCCTGGGATGATAACATGGTTTACAGTTTTCATAAATATTGGACATACAATGATGTAAATGCACTAAAATGGATAACAGATTTTAGAGAAGAGCAAAATCGTCCGGTTTGGTTGGGTGAAACAGGTGAGAATTCCAATACATGGTTCACAAACTTGGCGGCATTAGCAGAAAGCAACAATGTGGGATGGTCTTGGTGGCCGGTAAAAAAATCAGGCATTAATAACATACTAAAGGTTAAAACGAATGCTGATTATTTACAAATGATTGAGATGTGGAAAGGCAATGGCACAATGACTTCGGATGAAGCATTTAGTGCGGTAATGACCTTTGCCAACAATCACAAATTTGAAAATTGTTCCATTCAGTACGATGTAATTGATGCTTTAATTCGTCAGCCTCATACGACAGAAACAAAACCATTTAAATCACATACTACAAGTCAGAAAATATTTGCTGCCGATTATGATCTGGGCAGAAACAATTATGCTTATTTCGATACAGATACTGCAAATTATCATCTAAATACCGGTGAATATAAGGCATGGAATCAGGGTTGGGAATACCGCAATGACGGTGTGGATATTGAGAAGTGTAACGATACGGAAACCAATGGTTACAATGTTGGTTTTGTGAAAAGCGGTGAGTGGTTACAGTATACCGTTAATTCGGAAGCTAATGCGGCCTATAAATTAGAAATCAGAACAGCTGGTACCGGGAAAGCCTCTATGCATATTGAGGCAAACGGTCAGATAGTTTCCGAAACGTTTGAACTTCCTTCTACAGGCAGTTGGACCAGCTATATAACCAGCACAATAAATAACATTATTCTGCCAAAAGGCGTGGTTAAAATTAAACTTGTGTTTGATGGCGGTGAGCTGAATGTAAACCATTTTTCATTGATTGAACCAGTCGAAATAAGCGCTGTTCCTTTTAAGCTGTTAAAAGCCGGTTCTGCAAAAATTGATAATGAAATATTTCTTGATGTAAATCGGCCAATTACATCGGTTGAAAACGATATTAATATCAATGAATTTGAATTAACGGTTGATGGAGAATCAGTTCCCATTTCAGATTTTATTTTGGATCCGAATAACAGCCGGAAGATGATTCTAATGACTGAGAAGGATTTGTTTTATAATCATGAAATCAAACTTTCCTATACAGGAAACAGTGTAGAATCAGGTTCTAAAGAACTGGAGTCTTTTGCAAATGTAATTGTCGAAAATAATTTCAACAGGCATTTTGAAATACCTGGAAAAATTGAAGCGGAAAATTTCATGATCAATAGTGGCTTTGAGTTGGAAGATTGTACCGACACAGGAAAAGGGAGAAACACTTCCTATGCTTCGGATGGTGATTATTTGGAATATCTGCTGTATGTGCCGGCAGCGGGAACTTTCACTATGAATTTCAGGTTTGCTACAGCAAAAAATGCAAAAATTCTTGTTTTGAACTCAGTGAACGGAGAAATGGTTTCCAATGAATCTGTTTCTTTTGGAAGTACCAATGGATGGCAATCCTGGCAAACAAAATCCATAACAATAGATCTCCCGAAAGGCAAAACAATTTTACGCTTATTGTCTGAATCAGGAGAACACAATCTGAATTGGATTTCTTTTGATGACGGCACTGTTACAGGAATTGAGAATCCAATTCATGAGTCGAAATTTGAAGTATTTCCCAATCCGACGTCCGACATTTTAAACCTCAATTTTGAATCCTCTTCCAGCAGACAAATTAGTCTTTTTACAATGGGCGGAACGCAGTTGTTTTCTCAGTTGAGTTCCGAAAAAAGTCATTCCATTAATGTAAATGAATATGCAACAGGCACATACCTGCTTACTGTTTCAGGTGAAGACATAAACAAAACCGTGAAGGTTCTGATTGTTAAATAA
- a CDS encoding glycoside hydrolase family 30 protein, which yields MTSTILKYFLFAVISIGILNACNPIAGQSNQQNGDQNLQTNSRSNNKITLEKAIQYTTAKEGDLRFSKSDGLLVGDFNQPEEHFSTLILDAKKRFQIIEGFGGALTDAAAETFYKLPKNKQSEILEAYFDREKGIGYSLCRTHIHSCDFSSESYSYAEEGGDTALDNFSIEHDNQYKIPFIKEALAKSGNEMKLFASPWSPPAWMKTNNNMLEGGSLKPEYFQTWADYFVKFFDAYKKQGIDFWGLTVQNEPLAVQRWESCIFTAEEERDFVKKYLGPTLENSSMGDKKIIIWDHNRGLMYQRAQVVLDDPEASKYIWGTGFHWYTGDHFENVKLVSEAFPDKKTIFTEGCVFPFDYSKLGEWSWGERYGESIIHDLNNSASGWVDWNVLLDEKGGPNHVANYCYAPIIGNTKTGEITYMNSYYYLGHFSKYIRPGAQRIICSSNDDNILATAFVNEDNSIAVVAMNQTDKQLEFKIWLEGRGALSVLPAHSIATIVINE from the coding sequence ATGACAAGCACAATATTGAAATATTTTTTATTTGCAGTTATTAGCATAGGCATACTTAATGCATGTAATCCAATTGCAGGACAAAGCAATCAACAGAATGGAGATCAAAATTTGCAGACGAATAGTCGAAGCAATAATAAGATTACTCTTGAAAAAGCAATTCAATATACTACCGCAAAAGAAGGGGATTTAAGATTCTCAAAATCTGATGGCCTGTTGGTTGGGGATTTTAATCAGCCGGAAGAACATTTTTCCACTCTTATACTAGATGCAAAAAAGCGTTTTCAAATTATTGAAGGTTTTGGTGGTGCACTTACTGATGCTGCCGCAGAAACTTTTTATAAGCTTCCCAAAAACAAACAAAGCGAAATTTTAGAGGCTTATTTCGATCGTGAAAAGGGAATTGGCTATAGTTTGTGTCGTACTCATATTCATAGTTGTGATTTTTCAAGTGAAAGCTATTCTTATGCGGAAGAAGGTGGCGACACGGCTTTAGACAATTTCTCCATAGAACACGACAATCAATATAAAATACCTTTCATCAAAGAAGCTTTGGCCAAATCAGGGAATGAAATGAAACTTTTCGCTTCACCCTGGAGTCCTCCTGCGTGGATGAAAACCAACAACAACATGTTGGAAGGAGGAAGTTTAAAACCGGAATATTTTCAGACTTGGGCTGATTATTTCGTTAAATTTTTTGATGCCTATAAAAAGCAGGGGATTGATTTCTGGGGGCTTACAGTTCAAAATGAGCCATTGGCAGTTCAACGCTGGGAATCCTGCATTTTTACTGCTGAGGAAGAAAGAGATTTTGTGAAAAAATATCTGGGGCCAACTCTTGAAAATAGTTCAATGGGGGACAAGAAAATTATTATCTGGGATCACAACCGAGGATTAATGTACCAGCGTGCTCAGGTTGTTTTAGATGATCCTGAAGCTTCAAAATATATTTGGGGTACTGGTTTTCATTGGTATACCGGAGATCATTTTGAAAACGTGAAACTTGTATCCGAGGCATTCCCTGATAAGAAAACCATTTTCACTGAAGGATGTGTATTCCCGTTCGATTACAGTAAGCTGGGTGAATGGAGTTGGGGAGAAAGATATGGAGAGTCAATTATTCATGATCTTAATAATTCGGCTTCGGGCTGGGTTGATTGGAATGTTTTACTCGATGAAAAAGGAGGTCCGAATCATGTTGCCAATTATTGTTATGCTCCAATTATCGGAAATACAAAAACGGGCGAAATCACTTACATGAATTCCTATTACTACCTGGGGCACTTCTCAAAATACATCCGTCCAGGTGCACAGCGTATCATTTGTTCTTCGAATGATGACAATATTCTGGCAACAGCTTTTGTAAATGAAGACAATAGCATTGCTGTTGTAGCAATGAATCAAACCGATAAGCAACTTGAATTTAAAATATGGTTAGAAGGAAGAGGTGCATTGTCTGTTCTTCCTGCTCATTCAATTGCAACAATTGTTATTAACGAATAA
- a CDS encoding two-component regulator propeller domain-containing protein has translation MIKTLKNKKLFLSALLILCLKFSFAQYSFNRITKEQGLPHNNVECILQSASGFMWFGTRDGFCRFDGYEVKVYRNTQDTNSISGNRILSVAEDKDGFIWVGTYQNGVNRFNPKTNQFKKYGIRNGIGNQIYRIKVLKDGTVVIGSNSGLALFDKSTDSFKVYHPNGEPQSINSYVVSDILETHDGQLFIATFEKDIQRLDRKTGKFFSISYNNLELNSGNYRKRLLEDREGNLWISADKHGLCKYNRKSKKSKFYFKKNGLSSEVLTGDMIVNSDGKIWIASDGGGINILDTRNETFDYVNFDDEDVNSLPSNQVYTLYKDNANRIWVGTYDKGVAYYDPLAKKFANKLLPDNICSFFKGKSVLGILQDSKGNVWIGTDGSGLHVISKENKLTHFYSKISDETSISGNVITSLAEDVNGNILVGTYNAGLNIYDYKTKSFKHFHQNSQNNLSLHSENVWTILVDSQGKNWLGLLGNGVDLFNSDTETFKNIGPSSRELIKIDHSNVMSVMEDSDGDIWFGTEGNGIYVYDKQANNVLRISTNSNITTEGVIKDLFQDKWGNIWIGTEGNGLFKYNKKEKEGIQYTLKNGLPSMIILGIQEDASGGIWVTTYDGIAVLSKDSKEFMSFDKSDGLSSNEFNAQAFIKLQDGTFLTGSKNGLDIFNPSELSLNLTIPKVYFTKLKIQNQEVLPGDSINQLVKLQNDITHTKEIELTYSDKVFSIEFAALNYTHPKKCQYKYKLEGFDENWYDSDSEHRFVSYSNLKNGNYTFKVQASNNDKKWGDNIAELSIHVLPPFWKTKWFIFLVVGLIVGVAAAAYNYRLRLLKIKFLQEQALKEKRITELEKENIESELEKLTFYTVNRNRVLINYKNRMLGLAAKAMPAVKSGLQIVIDEIDNEINDDKEWKYLEPRLDKMYNEFISKLRNEYPDLTLSEVKVASYVRMNLSSKEIAEFMHKTTRAIENDRYRLRKKLELDSNESLQRYLMDL, from the coding sequence ATGATAAAAACTTTAAAGAACAAAAAGCTTTTTTTAAGCGCGTTGTTAATTTTATGCCTTAAATTTTCCTTTGCCCAATACAGTTTTAATAGGATCACAAAGGAACAAGGACTTCCTCATAACAATGTTGAATGCATTTTGCAAAGTGCTTCTGGATTTATGTGGTTTGGTACTCGGGATGGCTTTTGTCGTTTCGACGGTTACGAAGTGAAAGTATATCGAAACACACAAGATACCAATTCTATTTCCGGAAACAGGATATTATCTGTTGCTGAAGATAAAGATGGATTTATTTGGGTGGGAACCTATCAAAATGGAGTTAATAGATTCAATCCAAAAACAAATCAATTCAAAAAATACGGCATCAGGAATGGTATAGGCAATCAGATTTATCGAATAAAAGTTTTAAAAGATGGGACAGTTGTCATAGGCAGCAACAGTGGTCTTGCTTTATTTGATAAAAGCACGGATTCATTTAAAGTATATCATCCTAACGGTGAGCCTCAAAGTATAAACTCTTACGTAGTAAGTGATATTTTGGAGACTCACGATGGACAGTTATTTATTGCAACTTTTGAAAAGGATATTCAGCGTCTGGATAGAAAAACCGGTAAGTTTTTTTCGATATCCTATAACAATTTAGAATTAAATTCAGGGAATTATCGAAAGCGTCTTCTTGAGGACAGAGAAGGTAATTTATGGATATCTGCTGACAAGCACGGTTTATGCAAATACAACCGGAAATCGAAAAAATCAAAATTTTATTTTAAAAAAAATGGTCTGAGTTCTGAAGTTCTGACTGGAGATATGATTGTAAATTCGGATGGTAAAATCTGGATTGCTTCAGATGGGGGAGGAATTAACATATTGGATACCCGAAATGAAACATTTGATTATGTGAATTTTGATGACGAAGATGTTAATAGTTTGCCAAGTAATCAGGTATATACATTATATAAGGACAATGCCAACAGAATTTGGGTAGGAACATACGATAAAGGTGTAGCATATTATGATCCTCTGGCGAAGAAATTTGCAAACAAACTTTTGCCTGATAATATTTGTTCCTTTTTTAAAGGCAAATCGGTGCTTGGCATTTTACAGGATAGTAAAGGAAATGTTTGGATAGGTACAGATGGATCAGGTTTACATGTTATCAGCAAAGAAAATAAATTAACTCATTTTTATTCTAAAATTTCAGATGAAACCAGTATATCGGGTAATGTTATCACTAGTTTGGCAGAGGATGTAAATGGCAATATACTGGTAGGTACTTACAACGCCGGCTTAAATATATATGATTATAAAACGAAATCTTTTAAGCATTTTCATCAGAATTCTCAAAACAATTTAAGTTTACACTCCGAAAATGTTTGGACCATTCTGGTGGATAGTCAGGGGAAAAATTGGCTGGGACTTTTGGGCAATGGTGTTGATCTTTTTAATTCAGATACAGAGACATTCAAAAATATAGGACCATCTTCCAGAGAATTGATTAAAATTGATCATTCCAATGTGATGTCTGTTATGGAAGATTCCGATGGAGATATATGGTTTGGTACCGAAGGCAACGGAATATATGTTTACGACAAGCAAGCTAATAATGTATTGAGAATTAGTACAAATTCAAATATTACTACCGAGGGTGTAATTAAAGATTTATTTCAAGATAAGTGGGGAAATATTTGGATTGGAACAGAAGGGAATGGCCTGTTTAAATACAATAAAAAAGAGAAGGAAGGCATTCAATACACATTAAAAAATGGTTTGCCATCTATGATTATTCTTGGTATACAGGAAGATGCATCCGGTGGAATTTGGGTGACGACCTATGATGGAATTGCTGTGCTAAGTAAGGATTCGAAGGAATTTATGTCTTTTGATAAATCGGATGGCTTATCATCGAATGAGTTTAATGCTCAGGCTTTTATTAAATTACAAGATGGTACTTTTTTAACCGGATCCAAAAATGGGCTGGACATTTTCAATCCTTCAGAATTGTCCTTAAATCTTACGATTCCAAAAGTTTATTTTACGAAACTAAAAATCCAGAACCAGGAAGTTTTACCGGGTGATTCAATTAATCAGCTGGTTAAATTGCAAAATGATATTACACACACCAAAGAGATTGAGTTAACTTATTCCGATAAGGTCTTCTCAATTGAATTTGCGGCCTTGAATTATACACATCCTAAAAAGTGTCAGTACAAATATAAATTGGAAGGGTTTGATGAAAACTGGTACGATTCCGATTCCGAACATCGCTTTGTATCTTATTCAAATTTAAAAAATGGAAATTATACATTTAAAGTTCAAGCTTCAAATAATGATAAAAAGTGGGGGGATAATATAGCAGAGCTTAGCATTCATGTTCTTCCTCCTTTCTGGAAAACCAAATGGTTTATTTTCTTAGTTGTTGGCTTAATAGTTGGTGTAGCAGCGGCAGCTTATAATTATCGATTGCGTCTTTTAAAAATAAAATTCCTGCAGGAACAGGCTTTAAAGGAAAAAAGAATAACAGAACTTGAAAAGGAAAATATTGAATCGGAATTGGAAAAACTGACCTTTTACACGGTAAATAGAAACAGGGTACTGATCAATTATAAAAATCGGATGCTTGGTCTTGCGGCCAAAGCAATGCCTGCAGTAAAAAGTGGCTTGCAGATTGTAATTGATGAGATTGATAACGAAATCAACGATGATAAGGAGTGGAAATACCTTGAGCCTCGGTTGGATAAAATGTACAATGAATTTATAAGTAAGTTACGCAATGAATATCCGGATTTAACTTTGTCTGAGGTAAAGGTTGCTTCGTATGTAAGAATGAATCTTTCTTCAAAAGAGATTGCCGAATTTATGCATAAGACGACACGAGCAATCGAAAACGACCGCTATCGCCTTCGAAAAAAATTAGAACTCGATTCCAATGAGTCATTACAGAGATATTTAATGGATTTATAA
- a CDS encoding MFS transporter, translating to MNTTDSKLSLKEKIGYSLGDTASHFVWDMVGFWILIFYTDTFGISAAAAGTIMLIARFWDMISDPIMGIIADRTNTRWGKFRPYILWMALPYSVLAVLTFTTPDLGPTGKVVYAGVTYILLMSVFTAINLPYSSLGAVITSDSYERAGLNSYRFIFAFVGQFIVSGTALSLALYFGGGDNAKGYQYTLILFSIISFILFMITFKTTKERVQPPKEQKENLKEDFRNLFKNKPWMILFFVGIISFIMFAMQNLSIAYYFKYYIGKEENVQLFNVIGTVALIVAIPFSKPLAKKFGKRNVFLASSLLSGFFFICLYLPAANNLTMIYAFNILAKMAYAPAVPLLWTMLADTADYSEWKTGRRSTGLVFSAATFAQKAGWGIGGALAGWLLAIFKFTPNIEQTATAITGIKLMISVIPGILYMSCAILLYFYTIDHETCVVIKTDLDQRRLAEATT from the coding sequence ATGAATACAACGGACTCAAAATTATCATTAAAAGAAAAAATAGGTTACAGCTTAGGCGATACAGCCTCCCATTTTGTTTGGGATATGGTAGGTTTCTGGATTCTGATTTTCTATACCGATACCTTTGGAATCTCTGCCGCCGCCGCAGGAACCATTATGCTGATTGCTCGTTTTTGGGACATGATAAGTGATCCTATTATGGGAATTATTGCTGACAGAACAAATACACGTTGGGGTAAGTTCAGACCTTACATTTTATGGATGGCTTTGCCATATAGTGTTCTTGCCGTTTTAACTTTTACCACTCCTGATCTCGGACCAACGGGTAAAGTGGTTTATGCTGGGGTTACTTATATTTTATTAATGAGTGTTTTTACAGCTATAAATCTTCCTTATTCATCATTGGGAGCGGTAATTACTTCGGATTCTTACGAAAGAGCGGGGCTCAATTCGTATCGGTTTATTTTTGCATTCGTCGGGCAATTTATTGTTTCAGGTACCGCCCTTTCATTGGCTCTGTATTTTGGGGGCGGCGATAATGCAAAAGGATATCAGTACACGTTAATTCTGTTTTCCATTATCAGTTTTATTTTATTCATGATTACTTTTAAAACGACAAAAGAGCGAGTACAACCGCCTAAAGAGCAGAAAGAAAACTTAAAGGAGGATTTTAGAAATTTGTTTAAGAACAAACCTTGGATGATTCTGTTTTTTGTTGGGATTATTTCGTTCATCATGTTTGCAATGCAGAATTTGTCCATTGCATACTATTTTAAATACTATATAGGCAAGGAAGAAAATGTTCAGTTGTTTAATGTGATTGGTACAGTAGCACTGATTGTTGCTATTCCATTTTCAAAACCATTGGCAAAAAAATTCGGTAAGCGTAATGTGTTTTTGGCTAGTTCATTGCTTTCCGGATTTTTCTTCATCTGCTTGTATTTGCCTGCTGCCAATAATTTGACAATGATTTATGCATTTAATATCCTTGCAAAAATGGCTTATGCTCCTGCCGTGCCTTTGCTTTGGACTATGCTTGCCGATACAGCTGATTATTCGGAATGGAAAACCGGACGACGTTCAACCGGCTTGGTCTTTTCTGCAGCTACATTTGCCCAAAAAGCAGGATGGGGAATTGGTGGAGCTTTGGCAGGATGGTTGCTTGCCATATTCAAATTCACACCCAATATTGAGCAAACAGCAACTGCCATAACAGGAATAAAACTCATGATATCGGTAATTCCCGGAATCTTATACATGTCATGTGCAATTCTCTTGTACTTCTATACCATCGATCACGAAACTTGTGTTGTTATAAAAACGGATCTGGATCAAAGGAGATTGGCAGAGGCTACTACTTAA
- a CDS encoding glycoside hydrolase family 30 protein, with protein sequence MENFKYYLSFLFLLIMMGCNTKQNSLPVEVYETSASGNKLEKLTDFTAVENAVAIQLLPDEKFQEIIGFGGAFTESSAYLLNQLGKENRKLIIDAYFGSEGAKYSLTRTHINSCDFSVSNYSYAPVEGDKELKHFSIDEDRDDIIPMIKEAMAVSEDGFKILASPWTASPWMKDNNAWTGGKLLPEYYDTWALFFSKYITAYKKEGIDIWRLTVENEPLGNGNNWESMHFTPEEMVDFVSKYLGPKLEANGQDVKILGYDQNRDELKEWADIMYKDEESAKYFDGMAIHWYASTYDYMPEILNYTHEKAPTKMLIQTEACADAEVPHWQDDKWYWSKEATDWGWDWAPEEQKHLHPKYVPVYRYARDIIGCMNHYVQGWIDWNMVLDTEGGPNWAKNWCLAPVIVDPEKDEVYFTPLYHTMAHFSKYIRPGAVRIGFEISDQDLMMTAAQNPDGSIAVVILNMKEEAKNMKISLGDRSVNIQINAQALQTIIVR encoded by the coding sequence ATGGAAAATTTTAAATATTACTTATCCTTTTTATTCCTACTTATTATGATGGGATGTAATACAAAGCAAAATAGTTTGCCGGTAGAGGTTTACGAAACATCTGCAAGTGGAAATAAACTGGAAAAATTAACCGATTTTACTGCTGTGGAGAATGCGGTTGCCATTCAATTGTTGCCTGATGAAAAATTTCAGGAGATAATTGGTTTTGGAGGGGCATTTACCGAGTCTTCGGCATACTTGTTAAATCAATTGGGTAAAGAAAATCGAAAACTGATCATTGATGCTTATTTTGGATCAGAAGGAGCCAAATATTCCTTAACTCGCACACATATCAATTCTTGCGATTTTTCAGTTAGCAATTATTCTTACGCTCCTGTAGAAGGGGATAAAGAGCTGAAGCATTTTTCCATCGACGAAGATCGGGATGATATTATTCCTATGATTAAGGAAGCTATGGCTGTTTCGGAAGATGGATTTAAAATTCTTGCCTCTCCTTGGACTGCATCCCCTTGGATGAAAGACAATAATGCTTGGACAGGTGGAAAGTTACTGCCGGAATATTACGATACTTGGGCACTGTTTTTCTCAAAATACATAACGGCTTATAAAAAGGAAGGCATTGATATTTGGAGATTAACTGTTGAAAATGAGCCATTGGGAAATGGAAATAATTGGGAGAGTATGCATTTTACACCAGAAGAAATGGTGGATTTTGTAAGCAAATATCTGGGGCCAAAATTAGAAGCAAACGGACAAGATGTGAAGATTTTAGGCTACGACCAAAATCGCGATGAGCTGAAAGAATGGGCAGATATCATGTACAAAGATGAGGAATCAGCCAAGTATTTCGACGGAATGGCAATTCATTGGTATGCCAGTACTTACGATTATATGCCTGAAATTCTTAATTATACACACGAAAAGGCTCCAACTAAGATGTTAATTCAGACAGAGGCATGCGCTGATGCTGAAGTACCACATTGGCAGGATGACAAGTGGTATTGGTCTAAAGAAGCAACTGATTGGGGTTGGGATTGGGCTCCTGAGGAACAAAAACATCTTCATCCAAAATATGTACCGGTTTACCGCTATGCCAGAGATATTATTGGTTGTATGAATCATTACGTGCAGGGATGGATTGATTGGAACATGGTACTAGACACAGAAGGCGGACCAAATTGGGCAAAGAATTGGTGTCTTGCTCCGGTGATTGTTGATCCTGAAAAGGATGAGGTATATTTTACACCATTGTATCATACTATGGCACACTTCAGCAAATACATCCGTCCGGGAGCAGTACGAATTGGCTTTGAAATATCCGATCAGGATTTAATGATGACCGCAGCACAAAATCCTGATGGATCTATCGCTGTTGTAATTTTGAATATGAAAGAGGAAGCAAAAAATATGAAGATCTCCTTAGGCGATCGTTCTGTTAACATACAGATCAATGCGCAAGCCCTGCAAACAATTATTGTTAGGTAA